The following proteins come from a genomic window of Acidimicrobiales bacterium:
- a CDS encoding phosphotransferase: MVAVGVTGVPALVPDPERVTAEWLTEVLHSAGAIGERQVVDFDARPIGTGQVGCNLRYRLRYDRPGPGPDSVVAKFSSRDETSRATGVQTLTYETEVAFYRDLADTVEVSRPGCFFAAVEPGTPDVVLVLEDLAPAVPGDQLAGCNVAEAEVVVVEAARLHGPRWGDPTLLDIGWLADKQARDPSLITFFAMMWSGFVDRYRDALAPESVQVGERMVAHGAPWAEDPPPALTVCHADYRLDNMLFGPPGSPRPLTIVDWQTARLGVGPSDVSYFLGSAMPPEQRRPHEKDLVARYHAALGAYDIGSYGLDRCWEDYRRYSFGGFFMAVFASMLVERTERGDAMFMTMANGAAAQVVDLGALEFVS, from the coding sequence GTGGTCGCCGTTGGAGTGACCGGGGTCCCCGCCCTCGTTCCCGATCCCGAGCGGGTGACGGCCGAGTGGCTCACCGAGGTACTGCACTCGGCCGGCGCCATCGGTGAGCGGCAGGTGGTGGACTTCGACGCCCGGCCCATTGGTACGGGCCAGGTCGGCTGCAACCTCCGATACCGGCTGCGTTACGACCGGCCCGGGCCGGGACCCGACTCGGTGGTGGCCAAGTTCTCGTCGCGCGACGAGACCAGCCGGGCCACCGGGGTGCAGACCCTGACCTACGAGACCGAGGTGGCGTTCTACCGGGACCTGGCCGACACGGTGGAGGTGTCGCGTCCGGGATGCTTCTTCGCCGCCGTCGAGCCGGGCACGCCGGACGTGGTGCTGGTCCTCGAGGACCTGGCCCCCGCCGTGCCGGGGGACCAGCTGGCCGGGTGCAACGTCGCCGAGGCCGAGGTGGTCGTGGTCGAGGCGGCCCGCCTGCACGGGCCCCGGTGGGGGGACCCCACTCTTCTCGACATCGGGTGGCTGGCCGACAAGCAGGCCCGGGACCCCTCGCTGATCACCTTCTTCGCCATGATGTGGTCGGGCTTCGTCGACCGCTACCGCGACGCCCTGGCTCCGGAGTCGGTCCAGGTCGGGGAGCGGATGGTGGCCCACGGCGCGCCCTGGGCCGAGGACCCTCCTCCCGCTCTCACCGTCTGTCACGCCGACTACCGGCTCGACAACATGCTGTTCGGGCCGCCGGGCTCACCCCGCCCGCTGACCATCGTCGACTGGCAGACGGCACGCCTCGGCGTCGGGCCGTCGGACGTCTCCTACTTCCTCGGGTCGGCCATGCCCCCGGAGCAGCGTCGCCCGCACGAGAAGGATCTGGTGGCCCGCTACCACGCCGCCCTCGGCGCCTACGACATCGGCTCGTACGGGCTGGACCGGTGCTGGGAGGACTACCGCCGCTACTCCTTCGGCGGCTTCTTCATGGCCGTGTTCGCCTCCATGCTGGTCGAGCGCACCGAGCGGGGCGACGCCATGTTCATGACCATGGCCAACGGCGCCGCCGCCCAGGTCGTCGACCTAGGCGCCCTCGAGTTCGTTTCCTGA